The genomic interval CTCAATATTCATGGGAAATCACTTATGACAAAGATAAAGATTCGGTTCGTATCGAAAAGAAAGATAGTAATCAAGGGATTGAAATAGAGCTTCCGCCTTTTATATCGAAGTGGGAGGAAAAAGGAGATTCAGCTTTTACGGAATTGGAAGATTTTGTGCGGGAAGCTTTGACGGTTATGAATGAAGAACAAATGCTTCAAGGTAGAGAAAAAGATATTTATCCTGTTATTCGCTCAGCCTCTTTCCCAAAGGAAACGAAATCTGGCCAGCGATTGATTTTTGATGAGCATACAGCCGAAACTAGGATTTACTATGCTCTAGATCTTGGGAAGAGCTATCGATTAATTGATGAAGCCTGGCTTCAATCAGAAAATTGGCCGAAGAATCAGCTTCGGGAGGTGGCTACCTTTAATGTTCGCTCTCTCCCTGTCTCTTGGAAGTCGGAAACAGTTGCGGGGAATACATTTTATTTTCATTC from Bacillaceae bacterium S4-13-56 carries:
- a CDS encoding DUF1444 domain-containing protein, with the translated sequence MRMTSIKMKKLLEERFSQYSWEITYDKDKDSVRIEKKDSNQGIEIELPPFISKWEEKGDSAFTELEDFVREALTVMNEEQMLQGREKDIYPVIRSASFPKETKSGQRLIFDEHTAETRIYYALDLGKSYRLIDEAWLQSENWPKNQLREVATFNVRSLPVSWKSETVAGNTFYFHSKNDGYDASRILNISELEKLKAEIKGEFAFAIPHQDVLIAADIQNETGYDILAQITMKFFAEGRVPVTALPFLYEDQKLEPIFILAQNKKK